One window from the genome of Gadus macrocephalus chromosome 7, ASM3116895v1 encodes:
- the stk36 gene encoding serine/threonine-protein kinase 36 yields MNSYHVLELVGEGSFGRVYKGRKRFTGQVVALKFIPKVGRSEKELRSLKREIDIMRGLQHPNIVQMFDSFETDKEVVVVTEYAEGELFQILEDDGQLPETQVQEIACQLVSALYYLHSHRILHRDMKPQNILLGKCGVVKLCDFGFARSMSVSTLVLTSIKGTPLYMSPELVEEKPYDHTADLWSLGCILYELRTGVPPFYTNSIFQLVQLIVRDPVKWPPDAMSATCMGFLKGLLTKDPQKRLSWPELLHHPFVAHGVIVLPGDSVFSPLTVAPSPDLLALKHQQLKEKSAGSGKNRLLRKVLSQRDNNQNRREGEAERAVEDPGSKRTSAGRPNTLNDPAPPQEKEKVKDAAKMFLNLKKQAGTTSRRRGQISRDYEQEFPSVEVGPRFLRNLSKDGPDPSPLQEEQTEVYWRRLALETEPGELASPANHHIIIPQVKNKLLAFKSQLLGGILKEAWQILLPLRVVSKLLLNSDPENSLLIGCELGLPHLLFDLTSVMVDKLSVIKEPWIDDVLSQVLAVLLAYWDRHAEWTEVENSPEEFMKPVLKILSETASTPSAAVAASVLSMFTHHGVCVDVDIRTLSGVLQNSSLDSKPQVFLPPGWGICDGLLSLLLHSVSEPGKGSPSTSPGQEIWCDLWRTIGNALDTQINPHFCSAKGLHSFLSAMLCVFTKDPGLCPRLFTDSQSECIHTLGLVLRRYMPRGSDGTPTGVQEEDLDDLLVLSCLLLCFPFSLDLSPTTRATVLDLYDRCGVVTGLLQMIQIRPPALLELPLSLLSRLLLCDPGRFVPLLTTAPAEGPQGPDFFFRPAGADPRQPTPTTPRGGPASSAPRTASSLLGALLQGEGPLDATAAVELLVLLAQVARRPPPGPRLHLDAPVLRRALGHPHDQVRAAACSLLGSLNPFGPAGPPALGPGVFREMADGLRDPCGPVRRTACRAVGSWLGFIGERGGGGGGGGGGGGGGERSGVDEEPGRTTAEASSPAPGHRAEPQGGGGGGWAEESSRAAPLLLSLVTDPDALTRRHSCAALGNLGGVHGASGSRAPAATAGEADALRLLLAAACTDPHGGVRRTAIAALSAYSQREAQRQVLVSLDAYEKVLQASHTAPPHCDYRQLIHHLK; encoded by the exons ATGAACTCATACCACGTCCTTGAGCTGGTTGGAGAGGGCTCCTTCGGCCGTGTTTACAAGGGCAGGAAACGGTTCACGGGACAG GTGGTGGCCTTGAAGTTTATCCCAAAGGTGGGTCGGTCTGAGAAGGAGCTGCGGAGTCTCAAGAGGGAGATCGATATCATGAGGGGACTCCAACATCCCAACATTGTCCAAATGTTTGACAGCTTTGAGACGGACAAAGAG GTTGTGGTTGTAACTGAGTATGCAGAAGGGGAGTTATTTCAGATTCTAGAGGATGATGGCCAGCTTCCAGAGACCCAG GTGCAAGAGATCGCCTGCCAGCTTGTCTCGGCGCTGTATTATTTACACTCCCATCGAATTCTCCATCGAGACATGAAACCACAAAACATTCTCTTGGGAAAATGTGGGGTGGTGAAACTATGTGATTTTGG TTTTGCCCGGTCCATGAGCGTCTCCACCTTGGTGCTGACCTCCATCAAGGGAACACCGCTGTACATGTCcccggagctggtggaggagaagcCGTACGACCACACCGCCGACCTCTGGTCCCTGGGGTGCATCCTCTACGAGCTGCGCACAGGGGTGCCCCCCTTCTACACCAACTCCATCTTCCAGCTGGTTCAGCTCATTGTGAGGGACCCTGTGAAATGGCCCCCGGACGCCATGAGCGCCACCTGCATG GGGTTTCTCAAAGGTTTGCTGACCAAAGATCCCCAGAAGAGACTGTCATGGCCGGAACTTTTGCACCACCCTTTCGTGGCCCACGGTGTTATAG TGCTGCCAGGGGACAGTGTCTTCAGCCCCCTGACTGTGGCCCCCAGCCCTGACCTGCTGGCCCTCAAGCACCAGCAACTCAAGGAGAAGTCGGCTGGTTCTGGGAAGAACCGGTTGCTGCGCAAGGTCTTGTCCCAGAGAGACAACAACCAGAACAGAAGAGAG GGGGAAGCGGAGAGAGCAGTAGAAGACCCAGGATCAAAGAGGACCTCTGCAGGCCGGCCCAACACCCTCAATGACCCCGCGCCCCCCCAGGAAAAAGAGAAAGTCAAGGACGCAGCCAAGATGTTCCTCAACCTGAAGAAACAAGCAGGCACGACTTCAAGACGCAG GGGTCAGATCAGCAGGGACTACGAGCAGGAGTTTCCATCTGTAGAGGTTGGCCCAAGGTTCTTACGGAACCTCAGCAAGGACGGACCAGATCCTTCCCCTCTACAG GAGGAGCAGACTGAAGTATATTGGCGGAGGTTGGCCCTAGAAACTGAACCTGGGGAGCTGGCGTCGCCGGCAAACCACCACATCATCATTCCTCAAGTGAAGAACAAATTACTGGCTTTTAAATCCCAG CTCTTGGGTGGGATTCTGAAAGAGGCATGGCAGATTCTCCTTCCGTTGAGAGTCGTCTCCAAGCTGCTTCTGAACTCTGACCCTGAGAACTCTCTTCTTATTGGCTGTGAACTGGGTCTGCCCCATCTGCTCTTTGATTTGACCAGCGTGATGGTCGATAAGCTTAGCGTTATTAAG GAACCCTGGATTGACGATGTCCTCAGTCAAGTCCTTGCAGTACTTCTAGCGTACTGGGACAGGCATGCTGAATGGACCGAAGTTGAAAACAG TCCGGAAGAGTTTATGAAGCCTGTTCTCAAGATACTCAGTGAAACAGCTTCCACTCCTTCGGCA GCCGTGGCTGCATCAGTTCTCTCTATGTTCACCCACCATGGAGTATGTGTGGATGTTGACATCCGCACTCTGAGTGGCGTGCTTCAAAACTCTTCCCTGGACTCCAAG CCACAGGTCTTCCTCCCTCCAGGCTGGGGGATATGTGACGGTCTGCTGTCTCTGCTGCTCCACTCAGTCTCTGAG CCCGGGAAAGGCTCTCCTTCCACCTCTCCAGGACAAGAGATTTGGTGTGATCTGTGGAGAACCATTGGTAACGCATTGGACACACAGATAAACCCTCACTTCTGCTCTGCAAAGG GATTGCATTCCTTCCTGTCCGCCATGCTGTGTGTCTTCACCAAAGACCCCGGCCTGTGTCCTCGTCTCTTCaccgacagccaatcagaatgcatACACACGTTAGGCCTTGTGCTCCGCCGTTACAT GCCTAGGGGTTCTGATGGGACTCCTACTGGGGTCCAGGAAGAGGACCTGGACGACCTGTTGGTGCTGAGCTGTCTGCTGCTCTGCTTCCCCTTCTCCCTGGACCTGTCGCCGACGACCCGGGCCACGGTCCTGGACCTGTACGACCGCTGTGGGGTGGTGACGGGTCTCCTGCAG atgatCCAGAtccgcccccccgccctgctggagctccccctctctctgctgagTCGTCTGCTCCTGTGCGACCCGGGCCGCTTCGTTCCCCTCCTCACGACGGCCCCCGCGGAGGGGCCCCAGGGGCCGGACTTCTTCTTCCGCCCTGCCGGCGCGGACCCCCGACAGCCAACCCCGACCACCCCCCGGggaggccccgcctcctccgcaCCCAGGACGGCCAGCTCCCTGCTGGGGGCCCTGCTGCAGGGCGAGGGGCCCTTGGACGCGACGGCGGCGGTGGAGCTCCTGGTGCTGCTGGCCCAGGTGGcccggcgccccccccccggcccccgcctCCACCTGGACGCCCCCGTGCTGCGCCGGGCCCTCGGTCACCCCCACGATCAGGTGAGGGCGGCCGCCTGCAGCCTGCTGGGGAGCCTGAATCCGTTCGGCCCCGCGGGGCCCCCGGCCCTGGGGCCCGGCGTGTTCAGGGAGATGGCAGACGGCCTGCGGGACCCCTGCGGCCCCGTGCGGAGGACGGCGTGCCGCGCGGTCGGGAGCTGGCTGGGCTTCATCGGGGAG agaggaggaggaggaggaggaggaggaggaggaggaggaggaggagaaagaagtgGAGTGGACGAGGAGCCGGGGAGAACGACAGCGGAAGCCTCGTCTCCGGCCCCGGGGCACAGGGCGGAGCcgcagggggggggcggcggcggctgggcgGAGGAGTCGTCGAGGGCGGCGCCCCTCCTGCTGTCGCTGGTGACCGACCCGGACGCCCTGACCCGGCGCCACAGCTGCGCGGCGCTGGGGAACCTGGGAGGAGTTCACGGCGCCAGCGGGTCCAGAGCACCCGCGGCGACTGCGGGGGAGGCGGACGCGTTGCGGCTGCTTCTGGCGGCGGCGTGCACGGACCCCCACGGCGGGGTGAGACGCACGGCCATCGCCGCGCTCAGCGCCTACAGCCAGCGGGAGGCGCAGCGGCAG